TGGCGCTGCTGGATCTGGTTGAAGAAGGGAACCTGGGCCTGATCCGGGCGGTGGAGAAGTTCGATCCTGAGCGCGGTTTCCGGTTCTCAACTTATGCCACTTGGTGGATCCGACAAACCATCGAGCGGGCGATCATGAACCAGACCCGGACGATCCGTCTGCCCATTCATGTGGTGAAAGAGCTGAACGTTTATCTGCGGACAGCTCGTGAGCTGGCGCAAAAGCTGGATCATGAACCGACTGCGGAAGACATCGCGCTGAAGCTGGATAAGTCAGTCGATGATGTCAACCGGATGCTGCGCCTGAATGAGCGGGTCGGCTCGGTGGACAACCCGATCGGCGGTGATTCGGAGAAAGCACTGCTGGACATTATCCCGGATGAGAAGAGCGGCGGACCGGAAACGTCCACGCAGGATGATGATATCAAAGCCTCGATTGTGACCTGGCTGCAAGAGCTGAATCCGAAACAGCGTGAAGTGCTGGCGCGTCGCTTTGGTTTGCTGGGGTATGAAGCATCCACACTGGAAGATGTGGGCCGTGAAATCGGTCTGACCCGGGAGCGGGTCCGTCAGATCCAGGTTGAAGGGCTGCGTCGCCTGCGCGACATGCTGACCCATCAGGGGCTGAATATCGAATCGCTGTTTAACCAAGAGCAGTTGTAAGTCGAGATTCACTTGAAGACAAACAAAAAGGGTTGATGCGCTGGCATCAACCCTTTTTTGATCGCAGTGGTTTGGCCCTTACAGCAAGGCTTTCAGGCGGTAGAGTTCATCCAGTGCCTGACGCGGCGTCAGCTCATCCGGGTTCACATTCGCCAGCGCCGTTTCCACTTCGCTGGGCTCCGGCAGCAGGGTCAGCTGGTGCTCGGCTTTCGGTGCTGTACCGGGAACATTCACGGCTTGTTGATGGCCGCTGGCTTCCAATTGCTGCAGTTTGGTTTTGGCGCGTTTGATCACTGGTTTCGGAACACCGGCCAGACTGGCAACGGCCAGACCAAAGGACTTACTGGCCGCCCCTTCTTGCACGGCATGCATAAAGGCGATTTCGTCACCGTGTTCGACGGCATCGAGGTGAACATTGGCCAGGGCAGACATCAGCGACGGCAGCTCGGTCAGTTCAAAGTAATGGGTCGCGAACAGGGTCATGGCGGCGATTTTATCCGCCAGCCACTCGGCACTGGCCCAGGCCAGAGACAGACCGTCGTAGGTGCTGGTCCCCCGACCGATTTCATCCATCAACACCAGGCTGTTTGGCGTCGCATTGTGGAGGATATTGGCGGTTTCGGTCATCTCAACCATGAAGGTCGAGCGGCCGGAGGCCAGATCGTCCGATGCGCCGATCCGGGTGAAGATCCGATCCAGCGGACCGATCGTGACCGCTTCGGCCGGGACAAACGAGCCGACATGAGCCATCAGGGCGATCAGGGCTGTCTGGCGCATATAGGTCGATTTACCCCCCATGTTCGGCCCGGTGATGATCAGCATCCGGCGATCCCGATGCAGCGAGATTGGGTTGGCGATAAACGGCTCACTCAGCACCTGCTCCACCACCGGGTGGCGCCCGGCGGTGATTTCAATCCCGGCGGTTTTGCTCAGCTGTGGCCGGCAGTAGTTGAGCGTGTCTGCCCGCTCGGCCAGGTTGGTGAGCACATCCAGCTCCGACAGGGCATTGGCAGCATTTTGCAATGCTTCCAGGTGCGGCAGCAGTTGATCAAACAGCTCTTCCCACAGTTTTTTCTCCAGTGCCAGTGCTTTGGACTTGGAGTTCAGTACTTTATCTTCGTGCGCTTTGAGCTCAGGGATAATATAGCGCTCGGCATTTTTCAGGGTCTGGCGGCGAACGTAGTGGCTCGGGACCTGATGGCTCTGGCTGCGACTCACTTGGATGTAGAACCCGTGGACCTGGTTGAACCCGACTTTCAGGGTATCGAGATCGTGGCGTTCGCGTTCGCTGGCTTCCAGCTCTTCAAGAAACTTGGTCGCTCCGTCGGCCAGATCCCGCCACTCATCCAGTTCGGCATTGTATCCCGGTGCCAGCACGCCGCCGTCGCGGATCACCACTGGTGGATTGTCGATGATGGCACGCTCAAGCAATTCGCAGAGTTCATCCATCGGCGCGGCCAGTTGGGCCAGCTCACCAATGCGAGGTTGGGCACTGTCTGCCAGTACATCGGCCAATGCCGGCAGGTGCTGCAGGGCGGTGCGCATGCGGGCCAGATCGCGCGGGCGGGCAGAGCGCAGAGCCAGACGGGCCAGGATCCGCTCCAGATCGCCCATATGGCGCAGGACGTCGGCCACATCGGTAAACAGTCCGGTGTCTTTAAAAGCACTGATGGCATCCAACCGGGCATTGAGCTGTTTCTGATCTCGGATTGGCTGGTGCAGCCAGCGCTTGAGCAGTCGGCTGCCCATCGGGGTCGCGGTCTGATCCAGGACAGACGCCAGCGTATTGTCGAACCCGCCGGCCAGATTCTGGGTCAGCTCCAGATTGCGGCGGGTGGCGGCATCCAGGATCACGGCGTGATCTCGGGTGTCCAGGGTGATCGCCCGAATGTGCGGTAGCGCAGTGCGCTGGGTGTCTTTGACGTATTGCAGCAAGCAGCCGGCGGCGCACAGGCCGCGCTCGGCATTGTCGACGCCGAATCCGACCAGGTCGCGGGTGCCGAACTGCATCGTCAGTTGCTGGCGGGCGGTTTCTAAATCGAATTCCCACACCGGTCGGCGACGATTGCCTTTAAACGGTTGCAGCAGGCCGGGCAGAGCAAAATCTTCCGGGTACAGCAGCTCGGCCGGGCTGGTGCGCTGCAGCTCGGCCTGCATCGCTTCTTCGGTGTCCGGCTCGGTCAGCATAAAGCGACCAGAGGTGATATCCAGCGTGGCGTAACCGAACCCCTGGCTGTTCTGGTAAATCGCGGCGATCAGGTTATCCCGGCGCTCGTTGAGCAGCGCCTCATCACTCACGGTTCCCGGCGTCACGATGCGGACCACCTGACGTTCAACCGGCCCTTTGCTGGTGGCCGGATCGCCGATTTGCTCACAAATCGCCACTGATACCCCTTGCTGTACCAATTTGGCCAGATAGCCTTCGACGGCATGATAAGGCACCCCGGCCATCGGGATGGGTTGGCCATTGGACGCGCCGCGTTTGGTGAGGGAGATATCCAGCAGTTGGGAAGCCTGCTTGGCATCGTCGTAAAACAGCTCGTAAAAATCCCCCATGCGGTAAAACAGCAGCACTTCCGGATTTTCGGCTTTGATCCTCAGGTACTGCTGCATCATAGGCGTGTGTTTGGTTAAATTATCTTTCGTTGTCATGGTGTTGTATTTCCTATGATGCTGATTTCAGGTGTCGTCGGAGCCGTGGGAGCACGATGGTCATCGTCTGAGGAAGGAGCGCGACACCGTGCGATACATGCGCGATGCCATTCGGACCATTTAGGTTGACAGCGCCGCTTTCAACACGTGTGTGGGCGGATTTCGGCCAGGCCACAGACAGCCCCGAAGGATATCAAATCGCACTCCGAAAGAGCAATCAGGAAAGGTGCGCTTCTGCGTTCCCTGAACTTAGCTGACTCGGGAGCAGGCAGAGGGAGATAGCGAGGATGGCAGCGCCGCCCAGCTCGGCAATCTTCGATAGATGATTGAATAATATGTGTTTGATGGCATAATTGCCGTTTTGTGAGTGCGCGTTTGCATATGTGCGATTCTCGCGTCAATCAGGAATAATCACGATGAAGATAAAAGCAGCAGTTATGTTGTTGTCACTGGCGGTGTTGGCCGGGTGCGGCAGTGACGATGACAATAAAGATGGCAAAACCGGCCCTACGTCCCCTTATGATTTGTCCAAGATTTCTCCGACTTGTTATGTGAAGCATCAAGAAACGCGTGATAACAGCGGGCAGGGGATTTATCTGCCGACAGGGGCGAACATCTATGCCTATACATCTTCCGATCTTACGCGGCTGAACCAGTGCTCCCCTGATGGGACGGATATTCCTTCATTTTTAGTCAATGATAATTTGCTGTCTGTGTTGGCGTACGTGCAGGATGTCGACAGTACCCACTATGTGTTTGCCTATGTGTTGCCGGATCCGGCGACATCTGTGGTTGGACTCGATCTCGCGGATGAGGTATGGCCGACATCGATTGCGGTTGAGGGAACGAATGCTCAGGGAGATTATACCATCGAAATTAATCTGGAACTGAATGCCCGGGTCTTTACTCAGAACAACGATGAACCGGTTGTTGAAGTGTATACGCTGGCACAAGCCCAGGCGGAATTCCCTCATATGTTGCAGCAAGGGGACGCGATGTTCCTGTTCCAACTTGCGAACGGGCAGGAGCCGTCGCTGTAACCTCCTCGATGCCAAGGTGGTTTATACGACCTTGGCCTTTTCGCAAGCCGAACTCTCTCCCCTCTATCTTGGCCCATTTTGAACGGGGTCCAACTTCGTTACGCTCGGTTAGGCTGGTGCTTGCTGTCCGGGCGGTGGCAGCGTATGGTGAGGCCAACTTTTACAAAAGGTGGGCAAGCAGATGGCAGATATCGCGCAACTGGCCCGGGAGCTGGGAACAGCGCTGAACCGGCAAGGCTGGATGGCAACGACGGCAGAGTCCTGCACCGGTGGCGGCGTGTCGATGGCGATCACTGAGATTGCCGGCAGCTCGGCTTGGTTTGACCGGGCTTTTGTCACCTACAGCAATGAAGCCAAACAACAGATGCTCGGCGTGACCGAAGCGACACTGGCGGAGCATGGCGCCGTAAGCGAGCCGGTCGCTGCGCAGATGGCAACCGGCGCGCTGGTATATTCTGCGGCAGCGATCAGTGTCTCCGTCAGCGGGATTGCCGGGCCGGGCGGCGGCAGCGCCCTCAAGCCGGTCGGGACCGTCTGTTTTGCCTGGGCGGATCAGACGGGTTGGCTTGTCACGGAAACCTGCCATTTTACCGGAGATCGTCGTGCGGTTCGCACCCAGGCCGTCGAAAGGGCGCTCACCGGTCTGCTGCAGCGTCTGCAGCAGTTGGACTAAATCAGAGTTTCTTGTTGTCTGGCCGGACGATCGAAAAAATTTTGATCCAGTGCTGGACACTGTATGAATAGACAGTATACTAAGCTTCATAAACAAGCTCCGTTTTTTACTTTAAGCATCCGTTGGAGAGTCGAATGGACGACAACAAGCAGAAGGCTCTTGCCGCCGCGTTAGGTCAGATTGAAAAGCAGTTCGGGAAGGGGTCGATCATGAAGCTCGGCGACAACCGGGCGATGGATATTGAAACTGTGTCTACCGGCTCCCTGTCGCTGGATATCGCTTTGGGC
Above is a window of Photobacterium sp. TY1-4 DNA encoding:
- the rpoS gene encoding RNA polymerase sigma factor RpoS; this translates as MSRSNAATDIDNFEFEEDMELDAEEIETKAAAEEDTTTDDVDISQYGGTQKALDATQLYLGEIGFSPLLTAEEEVLYARRALRGDEVARKRMIESNLRLVVKISRRYSNRGLALLDLVEEGNLGLIRAVEKFDPERGFRFSTYATWWIRQTIERAIMNQTRTIRLPIHVVKELNVYLRTARELAQKLDHEPTAEDIALKLDKSVDDVNRMLRLNERVGSVDNPIGGDSEKALLDIIPDEKSGGPETSTQDDDIKASIVTWLQELNPKQREVLARRFGLLGYEASTLEDVGREIGLTRERVRQIQVEGLRRLRDMLTHQGLNIESLFNQEQL
- the mutS gene encoding DNA mismatch repair protein MutS; translated protein: MTTKDNLTKHTPMMQQYLRIKAENPEVLLFYRMGDFYELFYDDAKQASQLLDISLTKRGASNGQPIPMAGVPYHAVEGYLAKLVQQGVSVAICEQIGDPATSKGPVERQVVRIVTPGTVSDEALLNERRDNLIAAIYQNSQGFGYATLDITSGRFMLTEPDTEEAMQAELQRTSPAELLYPEDFALPGLLQPFKGNRRRPVWEFDLETARQQLTMQFGTRDLVGFGVDNAERGLCAAGCLLQYVKDTQRTALPHIRAITLDTRDHAVILDAATRRNLELTQNLAGGFDNTLASVLDQTATPMGSRLLKRWLHQPIRDQKQLNARLDAISAFKDTGLFTDVADVLRHMGDLERILARLALRSARPRDLARMRTALQHLPALADVLADSAQPRIGELAQLAAPMDELCELLERAIIDNPPVVIRDGGVLAPGYNAELDEWRDLADGATKFLEELEASERERHDLDTLKVGFNQVHGFYIQVSRSQSHQVPSHYVRRQTLKNAERYIIPELKAHEDKVLNSKSKALALEKKLWEELFDQLLPHLEALQNAANALSELDVLTNLAERADTLNYCRPQLSKTAGIEITAGRHPVVEQVLSEPFIANPISLHRDRRMLIITGPNMGGKSTYMRQTALIALMAHVGSFVPAEAVTIGPLDRIFTRIGASDDLASGRSTFMVEMTETANILHNATPNSLVLMDEIGRGTSTYDGLSLAWASAEWLADKIAAMTLFATHYFELTELPSLMSALANVHLDAVEHGDEIAFMHAVQEGAASKSFGLAVASLAGVPKPVIKRAKTKLQQLEASGHQQAVNVPGTAPKAEHQLTLLPEPSEVETALANVNPDELTPRQALDELYRLKALL
- the pncC gene encoding nicotinamide-nucleotide amidase, whose translation is MADIAQLARELGTALNRQGWMATTAESCTGGGVSMAITEIAGSSAWFDRAFVTYSNEAKQQMLGVTEATLAEHGAVSEPVAAQMATGALVYSAAAISVSVSGIAGPGGGSALKPVGTVCFAWADQTGWLVTETCHFTGDRRAVRTQAVERALTGLLQRLQQLD